The DNA region CGAGGACATACTGTATGGCATCTAGGATCGTGGATTTCCCAGTGCCGTTATCACCGGTGATAAGGACGCTCCCCTTGATATTGAGCTCCTCGTTACTGAAATAATGCCAGTTGATGAGCCTGATCTTGGTCAATTCCTTCACGAAATCACGCCCCCCTTGTCGCTGCGACTTCGGCATCGGCTTCAACTTGAATAGCCTCCATAGCGTCGCCCTCAGCAGCTCCGCCATCGCTGGCGTCACTCTCGGCAGCCTCGCCCTCAGCGGCCTCGCTCCCGGCAGTATTGATCTCGTCGGCGTCACCCTCGCCAGCCTCGCTCCCGGCCTGGCGATAAGAAGCCAGCTTCTCATAGACCTGGCGTATGTCGTCCACCCGCACGGCAAGCAAGATCGAGGGCAAAAGGACCAGCCGGCAGTCAGGATCAACAGAATTTCGATCGAGAACCTCCACCAGGTTGAACCTCTTCATAAGTGAGATCGCATCCCGGAGCCCTTTCTTATCTATGGGTTTGTCCCGTATTTGAAGGGCGGCATATTTCTCCTGAATCTCCCGCACCCTGATCACCACATTTTCGGCGAGCGTAAGCTCGCGCCGCTTTTCCTCATAGCAAAGGCGGACCAGGAGCAAGATTATGCTCTCCTGGAGTCTGAGTTGCAGCCTGTTGAACCCGTCCCGATTCACAGCCTGGTAGACTCCGAGCCCCTTGTCCCCTATCAGATCCCACCCGGACATCCCCAAGTATCCACGAATCATGGATTCATGTCGCTCGATGAAATAGTAATCGCGCCGCTGGTCTTCTTTTCTCTTGGTAATGTAGGTCTGCGCGAGGAGCTTGTTCACTATTCTCCTAAAATCTTCGCGCTGCCCCGCGGTTAAAGCCTCGTATTCAATGACCCAATCCATCATTGGCCTGCCTTTCCCTTGATCAGGGATCTCTTGCTAACCTTTTGATCGGGAAATCCCTGTCTTCCTCTTAGTCAGGAAGCCCCCGCCCTTTTTTTGATCAAGAAATCCCTGAGCTCAAAGCGACCGTCGTCGCCCGCGACAGTAAAACGTTGCCCGTCGAATTCCGCAGTATAATCTACCATCCTGGAATGGCTATATGCCGCGATATAGATCATACGGATAAGATCTTCTATCGTCTTGAGAGGGAACTGGGACGCGCGCGCACTCTCTCTTTCACCGAGTTGCTGCAAGACAAATTGATTTATGTGTTCACGTGTCATATTGCTTGCGAGCCTTCTTCTGACCTCGGCGATCGCCTGCGCGCGCTCTTCTGGATCCAGCTCCGCAAGGCTCACCAGATCCTCCGGGTTGTGGATTCTGCTAATCTCCCTCGCCGTATAGAGAGAGTCTATATCAATGAAATTCTGTTCATAGAGGCTGAAAAGCTCTCTTATTTGAGCCGGCACAATGCTATCTTTTCCATATAAAGATTCCTTTAGCAATCCTGCCAGGTATTTTAATATCTCCAGTAGCTGGCCTTCCGTATCCTTGCTGCTATTGAGGATGTATTTTATCTGCATAAATGAAGAATTCGCATACTGCGCATTGCGCCTGTCGATTTCTTCGAGAAGGCTGTCCATGTTGAGATAGCTCTGGCGAATGAAATCCAAGCGCCGATAAGCATCCTGCTTGGCTTCATCAAGGGTCTTGAACCGGCCGCGCCTGACATCCGCCGCCGCTATTTCAGCGACCCACAGGTCATTCTCATACCATTCGCTGATCTTACTGATGATCCGCGGCCGATATTTGGAAACATTGTCTGAAGTCTTGAGGCGGTGGTATGAGCGATCCAAAATCTCTTGTTTATACTCATCAAAGTGAATCTTGAGAATCTCTTGAGGCTTCTTTTCCTTGAGCACGAGTTCGATGTAGCGCTTGATGTTATGGTTCAGCGACTTTAGCCCATTGATCAGCTGCTCGGTTTGCTCATACGCCTTTTCGAGGGCAATATGTCCCTGTTTCCCGGCTTCCTCAGAATAGAGCAAGGTATAAGTTGCGTACACGTAGCCCTGGTACTCTGCCTGATAGCTGCGCTTGATCTTGTCCAATGTGTCAATGATCTTGATGGCATAGTCAGTAAGATTGACATATTGCTCATAGTTGCTATAGGTCTCTATGGTAACCCATCCGCAATCTTCGAGCTTGCGCAGTATGAAACTGGCTCTATCCCTAATATTAGCGGCCGTAAGCATGGAGCTCTCCCATATCTCGTCATCCAGGGCCCGGGTCAGGGAAGCGTCTGAGCTACTGGCCATTTCCTCCTCGATCACTTCCACCAGGCAATCGATGACGACTTCGCGCGGTAGACCGAAGTTAATGAGAAGGTATTGCTGATAAACAGCAAAAATGGCCTCTGCATATAAGGCCTTGAGCGGGCTCGCAAGGATACTGAAAAACTTGTCCGGGACAATGTCAAATAACTTTGCCATGGGCACCGTCCTGAATGGCGTTTTGCACCGCTGGGAATTTTGTATTGCCGGAAATGTCGCGCCGTTGGAGACTCCGAGCCAGCGAGAATCTTACGGCGTCAGAAATTCCGCGCCGTCGGAGCCCTCGAGCCATCGGGGATCTCGCGCTATCGGAGACTTCGAGCATCCAGAAACTCCATGCCGTCGGCGTTTTTGGGCCGCCGGCGCTTCTGGGCCGCCGGCGGGTTAGATCGACTCGGCCTACAGGCGCTATAGGTATTATAGCATAATACAATATTCGATATCACGGCCGGGCAATTGCAATTTGCTATCGCCCCGTGGTACCTGTTGTCGGTCTTTACGGGACGAGGATCATGGGCGGGTTAAAAACAGCATACCATGAAGAGTCTCCTTGTCATACCTACGACGCCGTTGACGCGCATGCCATTACCATGGTAAAATGAGGAAGTAAGGAGAATGGCTCGAAGTCATGGCTTCCAGATGCGCCTGATCCCTATGACCAATACCCACCATGCAACGATGGAAGAACTCGTCATTGGTAAGGACCTATCGTGGCTAGACAGACTCCCAGCAGTGCATGAGCCTGAAGTTGAATACCGGGAGTAATTCAAGCGGAGCCGGAGGAGTCCAGATCAAAAGGTCCATCTCGGAGCCCATATTCCGGATCGCCCGTCACCAGTACGGCCTGCTGCTGTGCGGCGAGAGCCAGCCCAAAGCAGTCGGCATAAGACATTCGATACCCCGCCTTATAATGCGCCGCCCGTAGAGTCACCCCACGCGAGACATCCACCTGCTCAATCGGCAGGCTGTCAATCATCGAAAGAGCCGCTTGGGCTGCCTGGATAGATTCCTCTCACTCGATAATGTAGAGAATCTCACCCAGATTGATTACGGACATTGATAGCTTGACTTCCCCATGTCTCGCCCGTTCCAGTAGGCTGGTGACAACTTCGCCGCCGGTCTCGCCTTGCAGCCACGCCAAGATCGCATGGCTATCTGGAACATATTGGGAGCTACCCTCATGGGTCATACCCTGTTCTCCTTATCTCTATCCCTTTTCCTCTCCTCCAGGAGCCGTTCAGTGAAGCGATGTCCCTTGAACATCCCGAATCCTTGCTTGACAGGATCTTCTGGGACCTGAATAATACTCAATACGCCGCCATAATCCACAAAACATACTGGAATGCCTCTTCTCAGGCCATACTTTTTCCGCAATTCCTGAGGGATGACGACCCATCCCTTCTCTGACACCCTTCGAACATCTGGATTATGATTCATTTGCACCCTCACCCTTAGTTAT from Bacillota bacterium includes:
- a CDS encoding DUF4194 domain-containing protein, which gives rise to MMDWVIEYEALTAGQREDFRRIVNKLLAQTYITKRKEDQRRDYYFIERHESMIRGYLGMSGWDLIGDKGLGVYQAVNRDGFNRLQLRLQESIILLLVRLCYEEKRRELTLAENVVIRVREIQEKYAALQIRDKPIDKKGLRDAISLMKRFNLVEVLDRNSVDPDCRLVLLPSILLAVRVDDIRQVYEKLASYRQAGSEAGEGDADEINTAGSEAAEGEAAESDASDGGAAEGDAMEAIQVEADAEVAATRGA
- a CDS encoding AbrB/MazE/SpoVT family DNA-binding domain-containing protein gives rise to the protein MNHNPDVRRVSEKGWVVIPQELRKKYGLRRGIPVCFVDYGGVLSIIQVPEDPVKQGFGMFKGHRFTERLLEERKRDRDKENRV